The DNA region TGACTGTAAAGAAATTTCAATGATACCTGTGGTTTTATTAGGAAAAGCATATTTCACAGCGTTACTAACCGCTTCATTCAAAATCAAACCAAGTGGAACCGCCTGGACCACATCTAGCAAAAGATGTTGGCAATGCAGATCAAACCGGATATTTATATGGTCGTCAAAAGTGGTTTTTAAATGAGCAACAAGTTCTTTTATATAGGAGCAGATTTCTACTTGCCCCAATTTTTCATCTTGATACAATAGTTGATGTATCAAAGATATAGCATACATACGCTGTTGACTGCTTTTAATTGCAGCAATAGCTTCTGCATCTTTCAAAAAATTAAGTTGACTATTCAAAAGACTAATTACAATTTGTAAATTATTTTTTACCCTATGATGCACTTCTTTCAACAACCATTCTTTTTCCTTAATAAATGTAGACAATTGCAGATTTCGCTCATTTATTTCTGCTTGCTTTTGCTCCAATACTATATTTGATTTCAATTTGTTGCGGTATAACAAAAACAAAAGCGCAGACAAAAGAAGAAAGACAAATAAACTGATTAGAAAGATATTTTTCTGATTTTTTTCTTGATTAAGTAGTGCATTATTTAATTGATTTTTCTGCATAAGAAATTGAATATCTTGATCTAGACGATCATGTTCAGACTGAACTTCCAACTGATCAAATTCACGTACTTTATTAATATTAAATGCAGAATCTGAAGCTAATTTGAAATTTTTATAGTGTTCTAATGCACCTTTAAAATTTCCAAATGCAGAATCATATTTATAAGAAAAAAATTCAAATTGCTTATTGTTAGAAACTGAAAACGGCAACTTATTCATCAATGATTTTGCCATATTCAAATAAGAATTTACCAAACTATACTGATTACTTTCTTGCAAATAATTAATAGAAATCAATGTTCCATAAAGTTTATTCGTACTAGAGACTGCATTGGCAGGAAGCAAATGTTGTACTTTTAGAAAGTAGTAATTTGCATTTGAAAAATCTTTTAATCCAACTAATATCTTGAAATAAAAGCAAGCATTATGAAATACATCTAACGTATCCTTTAGCGGCTCAAGCTTACTAGTAACATTTAATAATTGTAGTGCTTTTCTAAATTCATTTTTCTTATATAATCCATCCGTAATATTGTTTTGAAGTAAAATAATTGCAACAGTATCTTTATCAATTTTGGCAATACGCAATCCTTTATTAAAATAATCCATCGCTTGATTATAATAACCAATATTAAAATAAATCAAACCCAAGCGATTATAAATAGTAGCCATCAACGGCCCTTCATCTTTTTGCTCTTCACCAATACGCGCAGCTAATAAATTGAATTTTAGAGACGCTCCAAATTGATTCATCAAGTTGTAAGCTTGTCCGTATAGACTGTAAACACCTTGCAATCGCTTATAATTAACCTTTTTATATAAATCCAAACTATAATCCAAAACATGAATCGCACTATCAGATGCTCCATTTAAAATATATAAATCAGCCACAAACTGCGTAATAACAGCTTCGTCTAAAATAGCATTTGCCTCGTGGAAGAGTTGTGCCCCCTTTTTATACAAAGCAATTTTAGTGGATATTTCAGATTCATTATTGAATGTACCGCCATATTCAATGGTGGCTTTTGCTTGCTCTTCCAAACTTCCAGATTTTCTAAAACAAGCCATCGCAAGTTTGCTGTACATTCTTCCCTTCACACGATCTCCTTTCTCCCGGTAAGCTTCTGCCATCACCAGATAGCTATTCCCTATTCCGTTGAAAAAATTGCTGGCATTGCTGCGTTCTAATGCCTGTTGCGCTAGAGATAGCGCGGCACTTAAATCTGTATCATTATTCCCAGGCTTTATTATGTAATTGCGACTTTTATTGATTAACGCAAAAATTTGACTACTATCTTTTTGCGCAAATAAAGCCATTGGAATTATAGTAAGCAAGACTATAATAAATTGGATAGAACTATATTTTTTGACAAAATGCATAGGCAAAAATTAGGAAAATAAAAATACAAAAAGTACTATGTTTGTTTTTATAAACAAACATAGTACTCCTTCAGAAAATAATAAATACAAAAGTGTATTTATCTAATCTAAATGCGCACGGAGCATCCACGCCATTTTCTCATGTGTTTCCATCAACCCTGTTATATAGTCGCTACTACCTGCATCCTTCAAGGCATTAGCATAGCCATCTATATTTTCACGTAGATGAATTAAAATACTTTCATGATCAGACAATAATTCTTTAATATAACCTAACGAATCATTTTTTTCACGAGATTGTTCAGTTAAATGTGTTAATTCCAAATATTCTTTTAAGGTCGCTGGAGGGAAATGCCCTAA from Rhizosphaericola mali includes:
- a CDS encoding histidine kinase dimerization/phosphoacceptor domain -containing protein is translated as MHFVKKYSSIQFIIVLLTIIPMALFAQKDSSQIFALINKSRNYIIKPGNNDTDLSAALSLAQQALERSNASNFFNGIGNSYLVMAEAYREKGDRVKGRMYSKLAMACFRKSGSLEEQAKATIEYGGTFNNESEISTKIALYKKGAQLFHEANAILDEAVITQFVADLYILNGASDSAIHVLDYSLDLYKKVNYKRLQGVYSLYGQAYNLMNQFGASLKFNLLAARIGEEQKDEGPLMATIYNRLGLIYFNIGYYNQAMDYFNKGLRIAKIDKDTVAIILLQNNITDGLYKKNEFRKALQLLNVTSKLEPLKDTLDVFHNACFYFKILVGLKDFSNANYYFLKVQHLLPANAVSSTNKLYGTLISINYLQESNQYSLVNSYLNMAKSLMNKLPFSVSNNKQFEFFSYKYDSAFGNFKGALEHYKNFKLASDSAFNINKVREFDQLEVQSEHDRLDQDIQFLMQKNQLNNALLNQEKNQKNIFLISLFVFLLLSALLFLLYRNKLKSNIVLEQKQAEINERNLQLSTFIKEKEWLLKEVHHRVKNNLQIVISLLNSQLNFLKDAEAIAAIKSSQQRMYAISLIHQLLYQDEKLGQVEICSYIKELVAHLKTTFDDHINIRFDLHCQHLLLDVVQAVPLGLILNEAVSNAVKYAFPNKTTGIIEISLQSLSEKQYLLSVQDNGIGMADNINYNSTLGMNLMHGLAGQLGGELNVENKHDGVLLRVNFKVNYRSTEL
- a CDS encoding Dps family protein codes for the protein MEAQIGIKQEFLLQVAISLGKVLADEFVLYTKTRKAHWCVTGSDFHSKHLFFEAQYNQLADIIDDVAERIRSLGHFPPATLKEYLELTHLTEQSREKNDSLGYIKELLSDHESILIHLRENIDGYANALKDAGSSDYITGLMETHEKMAWMLRAHLD